The Enterobacter mori genomic interval TCTTCGTTAATGATGTCGATGATCTCGTACAGCTTCACGCCCTTAAAGCGTTTGAACACCTCTTCGAGATCGAGCGTAATGCCAAATTCCTGGAACATGGCAACATACGCGCGGGAACAAATGACCTCACTGTCGACCAGCGTTCCGTCGCAGTCGAAAAATACCGCTTCAATTCCGGACATGCCTTTCCCTTTTAACAAGTTTAACGTTTACGTACGGCAGTTTAACGAGACGCAATCGTTGCCGTATAAGCAAAATCAATGAAAAAAGTATCTCATAACCGCCACTATTGTCGCATTTTGGTATAGGATAGCGACGAATTTTCCCTCCTTGTTCGGAAATTGATGATGAGTCAACAACACACAACCCAGACATCTGGTCAGGGTCTGCTTGAGCGCGTGTTCAAACTGCGCGAGCACGGCACAACGGCACGCACCGAAGTGATCGCCGGTTTCACCACCTTCCTGACGATGGTGTATATCGTTTTTGTTAACCCGCAAATTCTGGGCGTTGCTGGCATGGATACCAGCGCCGTCTTCGTGACCACCTGTCTGATTGCCGCCCTTGGCAGCATCCTGATGGGCGTGTTCGCTAACCTACCGGTTGCGCTGGCACCGGCAATGGGTCTGAATGCGTTCTTCGCGTTCGTGGTCGTTCAGGCGATGGGCCTGCCGTGGCAGGTTGGCATGGGCGCTATCTTCTGGGGCGCCGTTGGCCTGCTGCTGCTGACCATTTTCCGCGTGCGCTACTGGATGATTGCGAATATCCCGGTGAGTCTGCGCGTGGGTATCACCAGCGGGATCGGCCTGTTCATCGGCATGATGGGTCTGAAAAACGCCGGAGTGATCGTGGCGAACCCGGAAACGCTGGTGAGCATCGGCAACCTGACCTCTCACAGCGTGCTGCTGGGCGTGCTGGGCTTCTTTATCATCGCGATCCTGGCTTCCCGTAATATTCATGCGGCGGTGCTGGTGTCCATCGTGGTCACCACGCTGCTGGGCTGGATGCTGGGCGATGTCCAGTATCACGGGATCGTCTCCGCGCCACCGAGCGTCTCTACCGTTATTGGTCACGTTGATCTGGCGGGCTCCCTGAACCTCGGTCTGGCGGGCGTGATTTTCTCCTTCATGCTGGTTAACCTGTTTGACTCCTCCGGTACGCTGATCGGCGTGACCGACAAAGCGGGTCTGGCGGATGAGAAAGGCAAATTCCCGCGCATGAAGCAGGCGCTGTTTGTAGATAGCGTCTCTTCCGTAGCCGGCTCTTTCATTGGAACATCCTCTGTGACCGCTTACATCGAATCTTCTTCCGGCGTCTCTGTGGGCGGCCGTACGGGTTTGACGGCGGTGGTCGTGGGTATTCTGTTCCTGCTGGTGATCTTCCTTTCTCCGCTGGCGGGGATGGTTCCACCGTATGCGGCCGCGGGTGCGCTGATCTACGTTGGCGTGCTGATGACGTCTAGCCTGGCGCGCGTGAAGTGGGAAGATTTAACCGAAGCGGTTCCGGCGTTTATTACCGCTGTGATGATGCCGTTCAGCTTCTCGATTACCGAAGGTATTGCGCTGGGCTTTATCTCTTACTGCGTGATGAAGATCGGTACCGGCCGATTCCGCGAACTCAGCCCATGCGTCATTGTCGTGGCGCTGCTGTTTGTGCTGAAGATTGTGTTTATTGACGCGCACTAAGGTGCGGTTTGTGGTGTCAGGTGGCGCTTCGCTTACCTGACCTACTGACGAGTGTAGGCCCGGTAAGCGCTAGCGCCACCGGGCTTTTTTATCAGGCTTTAACCCGCTTAATATAATCCCCAAACGCGGTCAGCTGACCAGAAAGATGGTCACGCGTGCTCTGATCCACCACTTCACCCGTTTGCGGGTCGACCTTGTTCTGAATCACACCGCCCATAAACTCCGGCTTGTTCATCACCATCGCATCCAGGAATACCAGGATCTGGCGCAGATGATACTGGCAGCGCGCGCCGCCAATCGCGCCCATCGAGCTGGTCTGGATGAGCACTGGTTTGCCGGACAGCGGCTGCTCAGGTAACCGGGACAGCCAGTCGATGGCATTCTTCAGGCCACCCGGAACCGAGTAGTTATACTCGGGTGTGACGATAACCACGCCGTCGGCCTGGCGAATTTGCTCCGCCAGCGCCTCAACGCTCTGCGGAAACCCCTCTTCCTGCTGGACGTCAGCATCATAAAGCGGAATATCGCCAATGGACGGCAGGGCGCTAATTTCCATTCCTGCCGGTGCCAGCTGTGGCAGGGTGCGGGCGACCATCCCGTTAAATGAACCTTTGCGCAGGCTTCCCAGTAACGTAACAACTTTCAACGTATCAGACATGATTACTCCTGTTTCATCATGATGACCCTGAATGGATCAGCTAAGAGTGATTGCTTTTTCTGCCGGTAAACTGGTTAAACGCATCAGACGCGCGGCGGGCTCGTTGGCGCGCTCGGGCACATCAGGAAGGCTACGCCATCCCTGTTGGCTGTCAAATTCCCAGATTTTCATGCGTTCGATGGCCGGAGTGACGGCAATGGACCAGATCAACACGTCCTCAGCATCGCTGAGCGCTTCAACCAGCGTGGCTCTCGTGGCGCGCAGGCGTCCTGATCCTGGCAGCAGTTGCAACAGACTGGCATCGTCAGACGCACACCCACAGAGCTTACGAATGCTCTGACGCAGGGTAATGAGTTGGGCTCTGGCTTCAACAGGATCGTTTTGATTGCGTACCCACAGCGTTTCATTGCTGGAGAGCGGGTAGTCGTTATGCGCGTTAGCACCGTGGAAGCTGCGCGTCGCGCGCTGAAGTTCCATATCCAGTCCACAGTCACCCTCGGTAGTGAGCGCGACACCAATAATATTGCCCGTATAGGCGATGGAAAACCGGGGGAGTTCCGGGTCAGCAAAGACCGGACGGCCTTCTGGCTGGATAATAATGTCCGGCAGCTCACTGGTGCCGTAGAGCATGAACATAAGCTCGGCGAGAAGTGCTCTGGAGGCTAAAAACCGCGTCCTGCGGTGCTCCGGAAGCGAGAGCGCTTCACTGTGACAGGCTGAAGAAATTCTGGCCGATACGAGATGTCCGTCTGTAAGTATCCCTCTTGCAAAGTGCGTTGCCATTTTTCGCTCCTTGATAATGGTCGTAATCGGTTAAACGGTTACATGATTATCGCTTAACTTGGCTCCTGTTTTAATCAGTAAATCGGCGTAAGAGAAGACTTAGGACCGAACTTTACATTTTCTTAGGCAAAAACAGGACCTGGAGCGCCGTACAGTGCTTTGATTGTCTCACGCAACCAAAGGATTTTGGGGTTATGGCTGTTCCGTTTATGCCAGATCAGCGTGAAGGGAACGGTAAGCTTTTCAGCCTGCGCTTCGTCAATGGGAATAGGAAGCGCGATCAGCTTCCGCTGGTGGAGTTCATTGTAGTGATGACAATAGTGCGGAGCCGTGGCGATATAGTTATGGTCGGGCTGCGCCGCCATAAACATCGCCTGTTCAAAACCCGGCAGGCACATGGCTATATTGCGCTCACGCCCCATCTCCTTTAGCACCTCATCAAGCGCCCAGGTATCGCTACGTTCCCAGAAGATACTGATATGGGGAAAGTGCAGGAAAGTCTCCAGATTCCACTCCTGCTGAAGCGCCGGATGGTCCTCGCGCAGATAGACGCAGGGGCGATCGCTGAACAGGATTTCGTAGTCGATAAACCACGGCATCAGCTTAAGCAGCTCGCGGGAACGCGGATGTGTTTCTCGGCCGGTAAAGCCAAGATCCACCTCTCCACGCGTTATGGCATCCAGCGAGTCGTAATCCCAGTGGCGCATCTTCACCGTAGCCTGCGGATAGCGCTGGTTCACCTGCTCCAGCAGGGTGTTAAAGCGGATCAGCATCAACGGCGTTTCGGCGGCCAGCACGAACGTTAGCCCGCCTGGCGAATCATGGTGGAATTTATCGAGGATCTGGTTGCCAATCTGCATCCAGTCGGCCAGATCCTGCTCCAGGCTTACCGTCAGCGGGGTTGGCAGCAACCCTAACGGCGTTTTGACAAACAGCGGGTCTTCGAACCAGTCGCGCAGCTTGGCCAGTGATTTACTCACCGCAGACGGCGTCACGTTCATCCGCTTCGCGGCTTTGGTGACGCTGCGCTCCTGCAGCAGAAGCTGCAGGCAAAGCAAGAGATTAAGATCGAGACTGCTGATGGGCTTCTTCATAATGCGCCGCGGGCTGGATGACCATAAGTAAGGTAATGCAGACAATGCTACAGCCAATCAGAATCCCGATCAGCATATTCAGCGCGTTAAGACCGATAACCGCCGCCAGCCAAATCCACAGAGACGAGCCGCAGACCTGCGCGATCCCCAGCACCGAGCTTGCCACGCCTGCCCGCAGCGAGAAGGGGCCAAGCGCCTGACTCATCGCTACGCCAAAGCCAACCGAGAACCCGGCACAGATGAGGGTAATACCCACCAGCATCACCGCATGTGAGCTGGTGGCCGCCAGAATCGCGCCTGCCATGAGGAATAAAACCTGTGAGGTCAGCATCAATGTGCGCTGGCTGAAAACATTGAGTGCAAACGGGGTAGAGAACGAGACAGCCATACTGACCATGGCGGTTAATGCCATCACCGTTGAATACTCACCCCGATCGAAGCCCATGGTCTCCATCAGTAACACCGGGGAAACGTTTACATAGGTCAGGATCACCGCCACGCTTAACGTGGTCACGGCCAGACGACTGAGGAAAAAGCGGTTAAGCAGCTTCTCGGCTGGGTGAATTGTTGGGGGTTGACCGGTATTCTGCGAGCCTGGGTGGGTCTCTTTCAGCACGGCGATGGACAGGATAAACACCAGCGCGCCCATCGCCGCCATGGTCCAGAACAGGCTCTGCCACGGGAACTTCAGCATGATTAGGTAGCCCACTACGGGTGCCAGCACCGGGATGATGCAGGTAATACCGTTCAGCATCGACAGCACTTTGGCGCGGCGCTGGGCGCTTAAGGTGTCGCGCAAAATGGCAAAAGCGACGACGTAACAGCCACCGGCACCAATGCCCTGGATAAAACGTCCTGACAGGAACACGGTGCTGTTCTGCGCCTGTGAGCAGAGAATGGACGCCATGGCAAAAATGATGGCACAGGTTATCGCGACAGGCTGACGGCCTGCTTTATCTGCGATCTTCCCGGCAAACACCATCGACGACGCCATCCCCGCGAGGTAGGCCGAAAACGCGATGTGCAGCTGCGCCTCGCTGGCGCCCAGATCGCGGGCGATGTGGGGGAGTCCCACCAGATACATATCAATGCCAGACGGATAAAGCAGAACCAGCGCGAAACTACAAAACAGAAAACGTGCCATAAACCCCCCATAGATGCAGGCAAGCAGGATAGGGGGTGAAAAGGGATTAGGCGAGTTGCCATTTGGACAATGGTGATTTCCTGGTAGGAAATTACTTAATAATTAATTTAGAGTTGGTTAAGGATCGTAGAGATGCTGTGCCTATAAACTTTCAATTGAGCCTGATATATATCAGGCAACCTGTAACAGGCCGTTTTAACTTACTGAGAGGGCATAAATAAAATTATATCTTTAATGTGAATAGATATTCTTTCAGAAGTTGGTTTTTATAAAATTCCAACTGAATGCTCAAGCATGCCCAGTATGTACCTTATGGGCAACTCGCTGCCGGACGCGGGATTTGAGCCCTGCACGGCCTTGAGTGTTAAGATTTCGGCGGCGGTATTGTGTTGATGGTGGACGGTGACGAGGTACAGGAGTTACGAGAAATTTTTTATCCGTAGAATCAGTTGGTTAAGCAAGTGTGTGACTGTGTATTTAGTGTGCTGAATGATAGCAACCAAATAAAAAATAAACCGGGATGATTTAATATTTATCCCGGCTTTATTTTATTGACTTATATATACTGAAGGTCCCATAAGTTGTATATGTGAACACTTCAGATTTAGAAATATATCATCCCCTTTGATTATAACTTCATTATTGCCAGCATGTTTATTTATTTCTATTCTTGCTGGCATATCTGTAGATATCCCATCTATCTTTAAAAATTTAACCCCACTACAATTTATGCCACATCTACATCTGTTATAACCTTTTGTCCATTTAGGTGGTGGGTTATCTGGTAATTCATTAACTAAGTCGAAAGATATTATTACTGTGGAAGCTTCACGATCTATTTTGATATCAAAGATATCAATTTCTCCTACTTCAACAGGATTAGTAAAAACCTTATTAAATAATATATTGCCATCAATATCATTCCAGTTCATATTGTTATCCTTAAAATCCATAATGATCAAATGTACCAGGAACTGAGCCTGTTCTAGTATTTTCAATTGGTCTTATATTTAAATGAGGACCTTGATTTCCTATACTATTTGGGTAAGAGTGTCCGGCAGAATGATCTTGGATAATAATTTTAGAACCATCCGCTTTGGTAAACTGATATTCCCTTGTCCAGACTTGATTCCCGTTGCTATCAAAAATAGGATTCTTTCTTGAGTCAGTCATTGGCACACTTCTATGGTCACCATGAAATCCAGTTTTAGAATTGAATATTCTATCTGATTGTTGACTCATTGAAATACCTGCATCTCTTTTTGCAGCCCGGAACGCTTCATTTCTTGATTTAAATTGAGCACTGCACCCAGCAAGACCTAATGGATCTATCCAGGTTAATGGATTGTTAACGTAGGCATAAGTATTCAGCCCACCATCCAGCCCCACAGGATCCGGACTCAGGTACCGCCCCACTCCGGGATCGTAATACCGGTGCCTGTTGTAGTATAACCCGCTTTCTGCGTCATGATACTGCCCCTGAAAGCGCAGCGGCTGATTTATCCCTGCCGTATCGGCATGAAGCACCTGACCGTAGCTGCGCAGCATGGCTGACCATACGACGCGGCCCCGGACGTCGCGCAGCTCAAGCGGCGTGCCGAGGTGGTCGCAGACGTAATGGTACACCCCGGGCTCCGTCTCCCGTCCGCAGAGCATGAGCAGCGGGCGAAAGTCATCTTCATCCTCATACAGCCACACCCGGCAGGTTGCATCGCGGAGTGCCTCCTGAAGCTGCGGGTTATCCGGCAGCCTGCCGGGCCAGAAGCGTCCGGCATCACACTCGCAGAGCAGGCGCTCGCCCTGCCAGAAAAAGCGGTGGGCGGCGCGGGTAAGTAAATCCTCCTTCAGAATACGGCGCCCCAGGGCATCATACTGATAACGATAATGCACGGTCTCCTGACCCCGTACCCGGCAGCGGTAGCCGGTCAGGCGGTGCTCCGTGTCCCATTCGTAGTGCTGCTCTTCCTCACCGGTCACCTCAAGAATGCGGTTGCCGTAGCCGTCGTATTCGTAACGGGTGTCCCCGGCGTGCGTCAGGTGATTGCCGGGGGCGACCGTCATAATTCCATAACCACGGTCATCCACCATCGCCAGCGCTAATCAGCCGCCCGACACTGGATTCTTTGCCATCAGCCGTAAGTAATAAGACAACAGTAGTGGAATGAAGCTAATGTGAAACAAGAACGAACTGATAACCAGGTGATAGCTACCGCAGGCTGTGGAAATAATCCCTGCATATGTTGATACTATTAGACAGGCGCGATCAGGAAAAGAAGCTCACGAAAATTCAGAATTGTGCCTGATATATATCAGGCAGCCTGTTACAGGCCGCTTTAATTTACTGAGAGGACATAAATGAAATTATAACTTAAATGTGAATAGATATTCTTTCAGAAGTTACTTTTTATAAAATTCCAACTGAATGCTCAAGCATGCCCTGTATGTACCTTATGGGCAACTCGCTGCCGAACGCGGGATTTGAGCCCTGAACGGCCGTGAGTGTTAAGACTTCGAAGGAGGTATTGTGTTGATGGTGGAAAGTGACGAGACGCAGGAGCTA includes:
- the adeP gene encoding adenine permease AdeP: MSQQHTTQTSGQGLLERVFKLREHGTTARTEVIAGFTTFLTMVYIVFVNPQILGVAGMDTSAVFVTTCLIAALGSILMGVFANLPVALAPAMGLNAFFAFVVVQAMGLPWQVGMGAIFWGAVGLLLLTIFRVRYWMIANIPVSLRVGITSGIGLFIGMMGLKNAGVIVANPETLVSIGNLTSHSVLLGVLGFFIIAILASRNIHAAVLVSIVVTTLLGWMLGDVQYHGIVSAPPSVSTVIGHVDLAGSLNLGLAGVIFSFMLVNLFDSSGTLIGVTDKAGLADEKGKFPRMKQALFVDSVSSVAGSFIGTSSVTAYIESSSGVSVGGRTGLTAVVVGILFLLVIFLSPLAGMVPPYAAAGALIYVGVLMTSSLARVKWEDLTEAVPAFITAVMMPFSFSITEGIALGFISYCVMKIGTGRFRELSPCVIVVALLFVLKIVFIDAH
- a CDS encoding NADPH-dependent FMN reductase → MSDTLKVVTLLGSLRKGSFNGMVARTLPQLAPAGMEISALPSIGDIPLYDADVQQEEGFPQSVEALAEQIRQADGVVIVTPEYNYSVPGGLKNAIDWLSRLPEQPLSGKPVLIQTSSMGAIGGARCQYHLRQILVFLDAMVMNKPEFMGGVIQNKVDPQTGEVVDQSTRDHLSGQLTAFGDYIKRVKA
- a CDS encoding 4'-phosphopantetheinyl transferase family protein → MATHFARGILTDGHLVSARISSACHSEALSLPEHRRTRFLASRALLAELMFMLYGTSELPDIIIQPEGRPVFADPELPRFSIAYTGNIIGVALTTEGDCGLDMELQRATRSFHGANAHNDYPLSSNETLWVRNQNDPVEARAQLITLRQSIRKLCGCASDDASLLQLLPGSGRLRATRATLVEALSDAEDVLIWSIAVTPAIERMKIWEFDSQQGWRSLPDVPERANEPAARLMRLTSLPAEKAITLS
- the yidZ gene encoding HTH-type transcriptional regulator YidZ, which gives rise to MKKPISSLDLNLLLCLQLLLQERSVTKAAKRMNVTPSAVSKSLAKLRDWFEDPLFVKTPLGLLPTPLTVSLEQDLADWMQIGNQILDKFHHDSPGGLTFVLAAETPLMLIRFNTLLEQVNQRYPQATVKMRHWDYDSLDAITRGEVDLGFTGRETHPRSRELLKLMPWFIDYEILFSDRPCVYLREDHPALQQEWNLETFLHFPHISIFWERSDTWALDEVLKEMGRERNIAMCLPGFEQAMFMAAQPDHNYIATAPHYCHHYNELHQRKLIALPIPIDEAQAEKLTVPFTLIWHKRNSHNPKILWLRETIKALYGAPGPVFA
- a CDS encoding MFS transporter, with product MARFLFCSFALVLLYPSGIDMYLVGLPHIARDLGASEAQLHIAFSAYLAGMASSMVFAGKIADKAGRQPVAITCAIIFAMASILCSQAQNSTVFLSGRFIQGIGAGGCYVVAFAILRDTLSAQRRAKVLSMLNGITCIIPVLAPVVGYLIMLKFPWQSLFWTMAAMGALVFILSIAVLKETHPGSQNTGQPPTIHPAEKLLNRFFLSRLAVTTLSVAVILTYVNVSPVLLMETMGFDRGEYSTVMALTAMVSMAVSFSTPFALNVFSQRTLMLTSQVLFLMAGAILAATSSHAVMLVGITLICAGFSVGFGVAMSQALGPFSLRAGVASSVLGIAQVCGSSLWIWLAAVIGLNALNMLIGILIGCSIVCITLLMVIQPAAHYEEAHQQSRS
- a CDS encoding immunity 50 family protein, coding for MNWNDIDGNILFNKVFTNPVEVGEIDIFDIKIDREASTVIISFDLVNELPDNPPPKWTKGYNRCRCGINCSGVKFLKIDGISTDMPARIEINKHAGNNEVIIKGDDIFLNLKCSHIQLMGPSVYISQ
- a CDS encoding RHS repeat-associated core domain-containing protein, which codes for MTVAPGNHLTHAGDTRYEYDGYGNRILEVTGEEEQHYEWDTEHRLTGYRCRVRGQETVHYRYQYDALGRRILKEDLLTRAAHRFFWQGERLLCECDAGRFWPGRLPDNPQLQEALRDATCRVWLYEDEDDFRPLLMLCGRETEPGVYHYVCDHLGTPLELRDVRGRVVWSAMLRSYGQVLHADTAGINQPLRFQGQYHDAESGLYYNRHRYYDPGVGRYLSPDPVGLDGGLNTYAYVNNPLTWIDPLGLAGCSAQFKSRNEAFRAAKRDAGISMSQQSDRIFNSKTGFHGDHRSVPMTDSRKNPIFDSNGNQVWTREYQFTKADGSKIIIQDHSAGHSYPNSIGNQGPHLNIRPIENTRTGSVPGTFDHYGF